ATTGAAACTGGAACCCAGTGACATCAGAAAGATTGAAGACCTCGAAAAACTTCCTATCCTTACTAAAGATACCATCAAGCAAAATTTTGAGGATTTTAAACCAGTTAACCTTAGTTCAATCAAATACTATCTAAATTCAACAGGTGGGTCCACAGGTAATCCCCTGCAGTTCAGATTATCAAAATATGATAGGTTTTTCAACGGAGCCTCACTATATCGTGGGTGGGGGTACGCAGGATACGAATTGGGGGATAAGATGGTGTTCTTGGCAGGTTCCTCTCTGGACATAGGTTCCGGATCTTTTGTTGTCCAGAAAGCTCATGAAATTGTAAGAAATCTTAGGAAACTGTCCTCTTACGATATGAGTACCGAAGATATGCAGCAATATGCAAAGACAATTAACTCATTCAAACCTCAATTCATAAGAGGTTATGCTTCTTCGTTAAATTTTTTCTCAGAATTCCTTAGTGAAAACAAAATTGATGTTATTACTCCTCAAGCAGTTTTCACAGCTGCAGAAAAATTAATTCCTCACATGCGGAAAAACATTGAAAATGCATTTGGATGTGAAGTATTCGATGGCTACGGGCTGAATGATGGAGGCCTGGGAGCTTATGAGTGTAAGGAACACAATGGCCTCCATATTGACACAGAGCGGAGTATCCTGGAAGTTGTGGATGAGAACGGTTCTCAACTGGAAAACGGAACTGGAAGGATTATTGCAACAAGCCTTCATAACTATGCTATGCCATTCATCAGGTATGAGACTGGTGATATGGGGCATATTGTAAGTGATGTTTGCGGGTGTGGACGTGGCTCCAGATTGTTAAAGGAAGTTCTCGGAAGACAACAGGAAATTTTGCAAACTCCGGAAGGAAAGTTTGTTTATGGCGGTTTTTTTTCACGTATATTCTGGGAAATTAGTGGGGTAAAAGAATTTCAGATTATACAGAAAAAATTAAACACGATTACTATAAAAATGGTATTGGAAGAAAATTTTGATGAAAATCAACTGGATATTATTAGAAAGATAATTAAAAGTAAGTCTGAGCAATGGGAAATAGAATTCATCTATGTGGATGAGATAGAAAGAACAAAAGCCGGGAAATATAAATTTATATTAAGTGAGTTATAATTATGGCGTCAAAAAATTTGCTCGTAATATCCAATGATTTTCCAAACGCTGACAATAAGTATGTAAGAGAGATTTTTGTAAAAGAGCAGGTCATGTTTCTTAAAGAACACTTCGATAATATATATGTAGTGTCTCCGGTTGCTCATGGGATGGAACTTTTAAGAAAGACGCGTCATGAAAACTATACATTTGATAATGTACACGTATATTTTCCAAAATATATGAACTGTCCATTATTTTTTAAATACGGAAGAGATTTTTGGATCTATTTCGAAGAAAAGGCTGTAAAAAAATTAATTGAAGA
The Methanosarcina sp. WWM596 DNA segment above includes these coding regions:
- a CDS encoding phenylacetate--CoA ligase family protein — protein: MFQKPLFITAHQLGERGFYPLYKKLVDSQWKSYPEQKKDQEKQLKHVIVFAYKNVPYYHKLFNKLKLEPSDIRKIEDLEKLPILTKDTIKQNFEDFKPVNLSSIKYYLNSTGGSTGNPLQFRLSKYDRFFNGASLYRGWGYAGYELGDKMVFLAGSSLDIGSGSFVVQKAHEIVRNLRKLSSYDMSTEDMQQYAKTINSFKPQFIRGYASSLNFFSEFLSENKIDVITPQAVFTAAEKLIPHMRKNIENAFGCEVFDGYGLNDGGLGAYECKEHNGLHIDTERSILEVVDENGSQLENGTGRIIATSLHNYAMPFIRYETGDMGHIVSDVCGCGRGSRLLKEVLGRQQEILQTPEGKFVYGGFFSRIFWEISGVKEFQIIQKKLNTITIKMVLEENFDENQLDIIRKIIKSKSEQWEIEFIYVDEIERTKAGKYKFILSEL